One Brevibacillus choshinensis genomic window carries:
- a CDS encoding ArsR/SmtB family transcription factor produces the protein MSENNQLRDVFDAIADPTRRRLIRLLAEAEEMPLHELTAQFQMGRTAVSKHLTILKEAGLVLDRKVGRETRFRLNASPLREIQDWVAFYRKFWSANMLRLNQLLEEEEE, from the coding sequence CTGAGCGAGAACAACCAGCTACGGGATGTGTTTGACGCGATTGCAGATCCGACCAGGCGCCGACTGATTCGTCTGTTGGCAGAGGCAGAGGAGATGCCGCTTCATGAATTAACGGCACAGTTTCAAATGGGCCGTACAGCGGTATCCAAGCATTTGACAATCCTTAAAGAGGCAGGACTGGTGCTAGACCGAAAAGTCGGCAGAGAGACGAGATTTAGACTAAACGCCTCTCCACTCAGGGAAATTCAAGATTGGGTGGCTTTCTACAGGAAGTTCTGGAGTGCGAATATGTTGCGTTTGAACCAACTTTTAGAGGAGGAAGAAGAATGA
- a CDS encoding DoxX family protein, giving the protein MSKSIGAQTVVKVENQPRGGIIAYWTVTSILAASMMLSGIGQLMQYGGNIELVTGLGYPVYVLTILGIWKVLGAIALVVPGFPRLKEWAHAGIFFLMIGAVFSHAFASDYGFPMILPISYAALNIASWALRPKSRKL; this is encoded by the coding sequence ATGAGTAAGAGTATCGGTGCGCAAACAGTCGTGAAAGTAGAAAACCAGCCCCGGGGAGGAATAATAGCTTATTGGACAGTCACATCCATACTAGCAGCGTCAATGATGTTGAGTGGCATCGGGCAGCTGATGCAATATGGAGGAAACATTGAGTTAGTGACGGGTCTTGGTTATCCAGTATACGTCTTGACTATTCTCGGGATTTGGAAGGTGCTTGGAGCCATCGCTCTCGTCGTGCCTGGTTTTCCCCGGCTTAAAGAATGGGCTCACGCAGGCATCTTCTTTTTAATGATTGGTGCAGTTTTTTCTCATGCGTTTGCTTCCGATTACGGATTTCCTATGATCCTTCCCATTTCATATGCCGCACTAAATATCGCCTCGTGGGCGCTGCGTCCGAAGAGCCGCAAACTTTAG
- a CDS encoding DinB family protein — protein MGTQLIVGDALHELATTRRILERLPEEHMTWKPHVKSMTVGGLATHLINLLNWQVAIFLYPEFDLSTVPLRREPLAGRDDVLAEFDANVVTLEKLLAECDEKTLGEEWTLRNGDHIILRQPRALALRTFGLSHMVHHRAQLGVYLRLLDIPVPGLYGPSADEEGK, from the coding sequence ATGGGGACACAATTGATTGTCGGAGACGCCTTGCATGAGCTGGCCACTACGCGCCGCATCCTGGAGCGATTGCCTGAGGAGCATATGACGTGGAAGCCACACGTGAAATCGATGACGGTGGGCGGGTTGGCGACACACCTGATCAACCTTCTGAACTGGCAAGTCGCGATTTTTCTTTACCCAGAATTCGATCTTTCGACCGTGCCGCTTCGACGGGAACCTTTGGCGGGGCGCGATGACGTCCTAGCTGAATTCGACGCGAACGTCGTCACGCTTGAAAAGCTGTTAGCCGAATGTGACGAGAAAACGCTCGGCGAGGAATGGACCTTGCGGAACGGCGACCATATCATCCTGCGCCAACCGCGAGCGCTCGCGCTTCGTACTTTCGGATTAAGCCACATGGTCCACCATCGGGCGCAGCTCGGTGTTTATTTGCGGCTTCTCGATATTCCGGTTCCTGGCCTCTACGGTCCCTCGGCCGATGAGGAAGGCAAATGA
- a CDS encoding response regulator transcription factor, whose translation MTSILAQREWEVVKHVIAGRSNTEVAHLLFISENTVKKHLNSIYSKLEITKRIQLTQKILPNMLIP comes from the coding sequence GTGACGTCCATTCTTGCGCAGCGTGAATGGGAGGTCGTCAAACACGTGATCGCTGGGCGTTCGAATACCGAAGTCGCCCACCTCCTTTTCATATCCGAAAATACAGTAAAGAAGCATCTGAACTCCATCTATTCGAAACTGGAGATCACAAAGCGCATCCAACTTACGCAAAAGATTCTTCCCAATATGTTGATCCCATAA
- a CDS encoding SDR family NAD(P)-dependent oxidoreductase encodes MDLTNQVALVTGGGTGIGRATSIELARRGACVAVNYSRSEVDAEETVHLITKEGGSAICVKADVSDDREVRQMVRTIVERFGTVDLLVNNASITRHIPMGDLEEQTEEVWDELYDVNVKGMFFCARAVAPLMKNKKRGAIVNVGSIAGLTGAGSSLPYAVSKAAVHGLTKSLAHALAPEIRVSSIAPGAVATRWWAGQEERMQQLAGHLLLQRIATPEDIAKLICAVLEQEAMTGQIITADCGQMGR; translated from the coding sequence ATGGATCTGACAAATCAAGTAGCTCTCGTTACGGGCGGGGGCACCGGAATCGGTAGGGCAACAAGCATCGAGCTGGCACGGCGGGGGGCTTGTGTCGCCGTGAACTATTCCCGATCCGAGGTGGACGCAGAAGAAACTGTACATCTGATTACGAAAGAAGGCGGGAGTGCCATCTGTGTAAAAGCGGACGTATCTGACGATAGGGAAGTGCGGCAAATGGTCCGTACGATTGTAGAACGGTTCGGGACCGTCGATTTGCTTGTGAACAATGCCAGCATCACCCGCCATATCCCAATGGGTGACCTGGAAGAGCAAACGGAGGAAGTGTGGGATGAATTATACGATGTCAATGTCAAAGGGATGTTTTTCTGTGCGAGAGCGGTAGCTCCCTTGATGAAGAATAAGAAACGCGGGGCGATCGTAAATGTGGGGAGCATAGCCGGTCTGACCGGAGCAGGCTCGTCGCTTCCGTACGCCGTTTCCAAAGCAGCGGTGCACGGGCTGACAAAATCGCTCGCCCATGCCCTAGCGCCGGAAATCAGAGTAAGCAGCATCGCCCCCGGAGCGGTCGCGACAAGATGGTGGGCCGGGCAGGAAGAGCGGATGCAGCAGCTGGCTGGTCACCTGCTGCTTCAACGGATCGCGACACCGGAGGATATCGCCAAGCTAATCTGCGCAGTGCTGGAGCAAGAAGCGATGACTGGACAAATCATCACCGCCGATTGTGGCCAAATGGGCCGTTAA
- a CDS encoding DMT family transporter codes for MHKLKYACLIVVTTFLMGIAFPVGKIGLAYAPPFLLMGIRFVVAGGLLALLCAKRQQPQSLKQWLQSIVIGLLQSAGVMGCVFFSMRWITSSESAILTSTSPLIVILLGTFVSGAVYQMRQWFGVVIGLVGVAVAVGFHLGLQPGTFISIAGAVIFATATLLIKRWAPNFDRYVLAAYQMLAGGLALLMMSMVTEQPFFTVTAGSVTVVLWLSIMCSIVQFSLWFYLLHRGDPAKTSSFLFLVPLFGVLTSWLLLGERIEWYVGAGGLLIGTGIFLVNWEGARLGAITTRRMALHSKMVKE; via the coding sequence ATGCACAAGCTCAAGTATGCTTGCCTGATAGTCGTGACCACGTTTTTGATGGGGATCGCCTTTCCTGTGGGCAAGATCGGCCTTGCGTATGCGCCGCCGTTTCTTTTAATGGGCATTCGCTTTGTGGTGGCAGGTGGCTTGCTTGCATTGCTTTGCGCAAAAAGGCAACAACCGCAAAGCCTTAAGCAGTGGCTGCAATCAATCGTCATCGGTCTGTTGCAGTCCGCTGGTGTGATGGGATGCGTATTCTTCAGCATGCGTTGGATTACGTCAAGTGAGTCAGCCATCCTCACCAGCACGAGTCCATTGATCGTGATTCTGTTGGGGACGTTTGTATCCGGAGCAGTTTACCAGATGCGCCAGTGGTTCGGCGTGGTAATCGGATTGGTCGGTGTAGCGGTTGCAGTCGGATTTCATCTCGGTCTGCAGCCAGGCACTTTCATCAGCATCGCGGGCGCAGTCATTTTTGCTACGGCTACGCTGCTCATCAAGCGGTGGGCACCGAATTTTGATAGGTATGTGCTTGCTGCGTATCAGATGCTGGCTGGAGGACTCGCCTTGCTCATGATGAGCATGGTCACGGAGCAGCCTTTCTTCACGGTGACAGCTGGATCCGTAACGGTCGTCCTATGGCTCTCGATTATGTGCTCGATCGTCCAGTTTTCGCTCTGGTTTTATCTGCTTCACCGCGGTGATCCTGCGAAAACAAGCTCGTTTCTTTTTCTCGTACCGCTTTTCGGGGTTCTCACCAGCTGGCTTCTGCTCGGCGAGCGTATCGAATGGTACGTCGGTGCAGGAGGATTATTGATTGGCACTGGCATTTTTTTGGTCAATTGGGAGGGTGCCCGACTGGGTGCGATAACGACGAGACGAATGGCTCTTCATTCAAAAATGGTCAAGGAGTGA
- a CDS encoding LysR family transcriptional regulator, with translation MESSELRIFQMVAREGSITKAATKLGYVQSNVTARIQQLETELGTVLFFRHNRGMTLSSSGKTLLAYADKIIGMLDEATKALASTSEPSGPLMIGSTQTAAAVRLPKLFAAYYEQYPNVLLSLTTGHTQFLMEKVLHYELDGAFIGGECDHPELQSIPAFDEELVIASSTAIEDLDLALLKPILVYSTGCSYRAVLERFLHSRGLTSPVIMEFGTIEAIIGGVSAGLGISLLPRTVTSRYVVEGMIHTHDVPDPLRHMKTEFIMRKDSFISNALRAFIDMRFDHDVASA, from the coding sequence ATGGAGAGCTCGGAACTTCGCATTTTTCAAATGGTCGCCCGTGAAGGCTCGATAACAAAAGCTGCAACCAAACTCGGCTATGTGCAATCGAATGTCACCGCACGTATTCAGCAGTTGGAGACGGAGCTTGGAACGGTGCTGTTTTTTCGCCATAACCGAGGAATGACTCTCTCCTCAAGCGGGAAAACGCTGCTCGCCTATGCAGATAAAATCATCGGGATGCTGGACGAAGCAACCAAGGCACTCGCTTCCACCAGCGAGCCTAGCGGGCCTTTGATGATCGGGTCCACGCAGACTGCGGCCGCCGTCCGGTTACCCAAGCTGTTCGCTGCGTACTACGAGCAGTACCCGAATGTGCTGCTTTCGCTAACGACCGGGCATACCCAGTTTTTGATGGAGAAAGTACTGCACTACGAACTGGACGGAGCTTTCATCGGTGGCGAATGCGACCACCCGGAGCTTCAGTCCATTCCCGCCTTTGACGAAGAGCTCGTCATTGCTTCGTCTACGGCCATTGAAGACCTCGACCTAGCGCTATTGAAACCGATCTTGGTGTACAGCACCGGTTGCTCGTATCGGGCGGTCTTGGAGCGTTTTCTGCACTCACGCGGCCTGACTTCTCCCGTCATTATGGAGTTCGGGACCATAGAAGCGATTATCGGCGGTGTTTCCGCCGGGCTTGGCATTTCCCTGCTCCCTCGGACCGTCACGTCCCGGTACGTTGTCGAGGGGATGATCCACACCCACGATGTCCCCGATCCGTTGCGCCATATGAAGACAGAATTCATCATGCGCAAGGATTCGTTTATCAGCAATGCCCTGCGTGCGTTTATCGACATGCGGTTTGATCATGATGTCGCCAGTGCATAA
- a CDS encoding tryptophan RNA-binding attenuation protein — MSVTISTDDLELSCPNCNGQSYVLVNNEKESCPKCDGKGVILTALGQTLLHFIKKHS, encoded by the coding sequence GTGTCCGTCACTATATCAACAGATGATTTAGAACTGTCTTGTCCGAATTGTAATGGGCAATCATACGTTCTCGTAAACAATGAAAAGGAATCGTGTCCAAAATGTGATGGGAAAGGTGTTATCTTAACAGCATTAGGGCAAACTTTGCTTCACTTTATTAAAAAGCATTCGTAA
- a CDS encoding cell wall hydrolase, which produces MAVVRARNSDIDMLARLLRAEAEGEGEMGMLLVGNVGVNRIRANCSDFKGLRTIPQMINQPHAFEALQHGMYYQRARDKERRLARRVVNGERYWPAKYSLWYFRPGTAEAPQACPPTWYNQPHVGRYKLHCFYEPTGQECENVYNVY; this is translated from the coding sequence ATGGCAGTCGTAAGAGCCAGGAACAGTGATATTGACATGTTGGCAAGGTTGCTTCGCGCCGAAGCTGAGGGCGAAGGCGAAATGGGTATGCTCCTTGTTGGGAATGTTGGAGTTAACCGAATAAGAGCGAATTGCTCTGATTTTAAAGGACTCCGGACAATTCCCCAAATGATCAACCAACCGCATGCGTTTGAAGCTCTGCAGCATGGCATGTACTACCAAAGGGCGAGAGACAAAGAACGGCGTCTGGCGCGACGTGTTGTAAATGGGGAGCGGTATTGGCCGGCCAAATACTCTCTCTGGTATTTTCGCCCGGGAACGGCCGAAGCCCCCCAGGCATGTCCACCGACGTGGTATAATCAGCCGCACGTGGGACGATACAAGCTTCACTGTTTTTATGAGCCGACCGGGCAAGAGTGTGAAAACGTCTATAATGTTTATTAG
- a CDS encoding DUF1541 domain-containing protein: protein MKKRLVFISVSIFLALTACGNNASQESPSNNQQGSHQGHSGMTHASTGEIPAGLKAAQNPTYKVGSQAIILNDHMEGMKGATATIVGAYDTTVYAISYTPTTGGDRVTNHKWVIHEEIQNAGAEPYKPGTDVVVVGDHMPGMKGATATIESTERTTIYMVDYTPTTGGEPVKNHQWVTESELSAK, encoded by the coding sequence ATGAAAAAACGATTAGTTTTCATTAGTGTTTCTATTTTTCTTGCTTTAACTGCATGTGGAAATAATGCAAGCCAAGAAAGCCCTTCAAATAACCAGCAAGGCTCTCATCAAGGTCATTCAGGCATGACTCATGCCAGTACTGGTGAAATCCCTGCAGGGTTGAAGGCGGCGCAGAATCCGACCTATAAAGTCGGCAGTCAGGCCATCATTCTGAACGACCACATGGAAGGCATGAAGGGAGCAACAGCGACAATCGTGGGAGCTTATGACACGACCGTATATGCCATTTCCTATACACCGACAACGGGCGGAGACAGAGTAACCAATCATAAATGGGTGATCCACGAAGAAATTCAAAATGCGGGGGCGGAGCCGTATAAGCCAGGGACGGACGTCGTAGTAGTAGGGGATCACATGCCAGGGATGAAAGGAGCGACGGCAACCATTGAATCAACCGAACGAACAACGATCTATATGGTTGATTACACGCCGACAACGGGGGGAGAACCAGTAAAAAATCATCAATGGGTAACAGAGAGCGAGCTTTCAGCGAAATAA
- a CDS encoding FG-GAP-like repeat-containing protein translates to MACPFFQTAVEYLTGGTAPASITSADLNGDDFIDLAVVDIVSGDVSILINNGSGEFSVLQTISFGILFPGVLLGQIAAADLNGDGHIDLAVTDQTSNNRVFILLNNGDGTFAAPVAYSTGAFPAVFQSYSIAIGDYDGMNGPDLAIANIGHITGNSFVTVLLNNGSGVFAMAPGSPFATTPGLAPFDIVTADFTGDGILDLATANRDTDDITVFKGNGDGTFQTPGVSFSLLPGGLDPISLVAADFDGNGSIDLAAGNVATSNISVFLNNGLGSFTQAPGSPFSAGTDAIEFDITAADFNCDGVIDLAVSDTGTNNVSVLLNDGSGGFSAPFEFPTGAGPISITAADFNGDGRIDIATANEDSDDVSVLLNGCVQPPTCPPDIIVPCPIVNYPTPVASCPGVTVTCSPPSGSLFPVGETEVTCTATDIFGNTETCSFTVTVVDLPPAIQCPDDISVSITPGQTFATITFQTTATDQCGVTSITCHGMTQTFSPPAPLAVASFTMDFPLGTTIVGCTATDQSGNTASCTFTVTVSLAVTNNVMPQVIRVKKVYDWVVVQTKTRITLDFNNTDRKGNQFEE, encoded by the coding sequence TTGGCATGCCCCTTTTTTCAAACCGCGGTCGAATATTTGACAGGGGGTACAGCCCCAGCCAGCATAACCTCCGCAGATCTAAATGGAGACGATTTTATCGACTTAGCAGTGGTTGATATCGTTTCCGGTGATGTTTCCATTCTGATCAACAATGGTTCAGGAGAGTTTTCTGTCTTACAGACTATCTCATTCGGCATTCTGTTTCCTGGGGTTTTACTCGGGCAAATCGCGGCAGCTGATTTAAACGGGGATGGTCATATTGATCTGGCTGTGACAGACCAGACCTCCAATAACCGCGTATTTATTCTACTGAATAATGGAGACGGTACCTTTGCCGCACCGGTAGCTTACAGTACTGGAGCGTTTCCTGCGGTTTTTCAATCCTACTCGATTGCGATCGGTGACTATGATGGCATGAACGGTCCTGATCTAGCAATAGCAAACATAGGTCACATTACAGGAAACAGCTTCGTTACTGTCTTGTTGAACAATGGATCAGGTGTATTTGCGATGGCGCCAGGAAGTCCTTTTGCCACTACGCCTGGTTTAGCCCCTTTTGATATTGTCACAGCTGATTTTACTGGAGATGGCATCCTTGATCTGGCCACTGCTAATCGAGACACCGATGATATAACTGTATTTAAAGGGAATGGGGATGGTACATTTCAAACTCCTGGAGTGAGTTTCTCTTTGCTTCCTGGGGGATTAGACCCCATTAGTCTTGTGGCGGCAGACTTCGATGGTAATGGGTCCATTGATCTTGCGGCAGGAAATGTCGCTACGAGTAATATAAGTGTTTTCCTAAACAATGGATTAGGTTCGTTTACGCAAGCGCCTGGAAGTCCCTTTTCTGCGGGTACCGACGCTATTGAGTTTGACATTACAGCGGCTGACTTTAATTGTGATGGAGTTATCGATCTGGCTGTATCCGATACAGGTACGAATAACGTCTCTGTTCTTCTAAACGACGGCTCGGGCGGTTTCTCGGCACCTTTTGAGTTCCCAACAGGTGCAGGTCCGATCAGCATTACAGCAGCTGATTTTAATGGAGACGGAAGGATTGACATCGCAACTGCAAACGAGGATTCAGACGATGTTTCCGTTTTGTTGAATGGATGTGTGCAACCACCGACTTGCCCTCCTGACATAATAGTCCCATGCCCCATCGTAAACTATCCAACCCCTGTAGCCTCCTGCCCCGGAGTCACCGTAACCTGTTCTCCGCCTTCCGGTTCACTTTTTCCAGTAGGAGAGACCGAAGTTACGTGTACAGCAACAGATATCTTTGGGAATACCGAAACATGTTCATTTACCGTAACGGTGGTAGACCTTCCTCCCGCCATTCAGTGTCCTGATGACATCTCAGTGTCGATTACACCAGGGCAAACGTTTGCTACGATTACGTTTCAAACCACGGCCACTGATCAATGTGGTGTCACCTCCATCACATGCCATGGGATGACGCAGACATTTTCTCCTCCAGCTCCGCTTGCTGTTGCAAGTTTTACAATGGACTTCCCTCTGGGAACGACCATTGTCGGCTGCACGGCGACGGATCAGTCTGGAAATACAGCTTCATGTACGTTTACTGTTACCGTTTCTTTAGCTGTCACCAATAATGTCATGCCTCAAGTGATTCGCGTAAAAAAGGTATACGATTGGGTAGTCGTTCAAACCAAGACGAGAATTACTTTGGATTTCAATAACACGGATCGTAAAGGTAATCAATTTGAGGAATGA
- a CDS encoding WYL domain-containing protein — protein sequence MIKEQNRATSQHQHNQIFDFGGDGHATQRILHPLEMVGDSLKAYSLTSKEQRFFVIDNILAIQLLVIRNVV from the coding sequence TTGATAAAGGAACAAAATAGAGCAACATCACAGCATCAGCATAACCAGATCTTTGATTTCGGCGGTGACGGTCATGCAACACAGCGCATCCTGCACCCGTTAGAGATGGTGGGTGACAGCTTGAAAGCGTATAGCCTCACAAGTAAGGAACAAAGGTTTTTTGTAATCGACAACATCCTGGCAATCCAGCTGTTGGTGATCCGGAATGTTGTCTGA
- a CDS encoding creatininase family protein, producing MKKYLFAEMTWPEIQQVIREGRVAVVPVAMIEEHGHHLPVDTDLVLANEVCVRAAKKIPSEMVVIPPINHGYAPHQMDFPGVISISSQTFISYVTDVCRSLAHQGFKKILLLNGHGSNVSLLQVVARQTILEYPDVMCASISHWDTQPVIELAEEIRESENPGGMNHACELETSMYLAIREELVQMDKAVRDMDKFKTSKYFWLDLVGKGEGRPVIMMPYWSSISETGTLGDPTVATKEKGERLLEAAVEGLVEFIRIFRERPHHTRVIHHDREWNMMKKQSEFQ from the coding sequence ATGAAAAAGTACCTTTTTGCCGAAATGACTTGGCCTGAAATCCAGCAGGTGATTCGTGAGGGACGTGTAGCTGTGGTTCCTGTAGCAATGATTGAAGAACACGGTCACCACCTGCCTGTTGATACAGATTTGGTATTGGCCAATGAAGTATGCGTTCGCGCTGCCAAAAAGATTCCGTCTGAAATGGTTGTCATCCCACCTATCAACCACGGCTATGCACCTCATCAAATGGACTTCCCTGGAGTCATTTCGATTAGCTCGCAAACATTCATTAGCTACGTCACGGATGTTTGTAGAAGCCTTGCCCATCAAGGTTTTAAAAAAATTCTATTGCTCAACGGTCACGGTAGTAACGTATCCTTGCTTCAGGTAGTGGCACGCCAAACGATTTTGGAATATCCAGATGTGATGTGCGCCTCTATATCCCATTGGGACACGCAGCCCGTAATTGAATTGGCTGAAGAAATTCGGGAATCGGAGAATCCAGGAGGTATGAATCATGCTTGCGAACTCGAGACTTCCATGTATCTGGCTATAAGGGAAGAACTCGTACAGATGGACAAAGCGGTTCGCGACATGGATAAATTTAAAACATCCAAGTATTTCTGGCTGGATTTGGTTGGCAAAGGCGAAGGCAGACCGGTTATCATGATGCCGTACTGGAGCTCTATTTCCGAAACGGGAACGTTGGGGGATCCAACGGTTGCGACGAAGGAAAAAGGGGAAAGACTTCTCGAAGCTGCTGTTGAGGGGCTAGTTGAGTTTATCCGAATATTTAGGGAACGGCCGCATCATACACGAGTGATTCATCATGATAGAGAGTGGAACATGATGAAGAAGCAAAGCGAATTTCAATAA
- a CDS encoding iron-containing alcohol dehydrogenase — translation MRDHQEFFLGTRLIFGPGCVEKMGDEIRKQGSKDILIVTDAGIVKSGVFDAVRQVLDASRIGYEVYDQVEPNPDVWHVDRSYLLMHNRTFDLIIAIGGGSVIDTAKALALLLTNKGFIRDYEGRGIFKNDAIPLFAVPTTVGTGSEVTRACVISDHERHRKMIVGGPSLAPKVTFLDANLVTKLPSHLVAATGIDALTHAIEGFVSKNANPITDALNLYAIHLISSSIRPAVADSSNLEAINGMLMASTITGIGAGNASLGIVHAISHVIGGHYEVSHGMVNGILLPHAIKWNWIANPMKFATIHDGLAMNPIQRSTEEKAKGTAETVRSLLQDINLPQSLREVGVDHSKLDEMAEQASKDGYLLFNPRRLSKDNIKTILQSAM, via the coding sequence TGTGTGGAAAAAATGGGGGACGAAATCAGGAAACAGGGAAGCAAGGATATCTTGATCGTAACCGATGCGGGAATCGTCAAATCAGGAGTATTCGATGCAGTGCGGCAAGTTTTGGATGCTAGTCGTATAGGCTATGAAGTATATGACCAAGTAGAGCCAAATCCAGATGTCTGGCACGTTGATAGATCCTATCTTCTGATGCATAATCGAACATTTGATTTGATTATTGCAATTGGAGGCGGAAGTGTTATCGATACCGCAAAGGCTCTTGCCTTGCTTCTGACAAATAAGGGATTCATCAGAGACTATGAAGGAAGAGGAATCTTCAAAAATGATGCAATCCCGCTATTCGCGGTTCCGACAACAGTGGGGACGGGAAGCGAAGTAACAAGAGCCTGTGTGATCAGCGATCATGAAAGGCATCGTAAAATGATTGTAGGAGGCCCGTCACTTGCCCCGAAAGTTACATTTCTCGATGCAAATCTTGTCACCAAGCTGCCCAGCCATCTCGTCGCAGCAACAGGAATAGATGCATTGACCCATGCGATAGAAGGTTTTGTTTCCAAAAACGCGAACCCCATTACGGATGCGCTGAATCTGTATGCAATCCACTTGATCTCCTCTTCCATTCGTCCTGCCGTTGCGGACAGCAGCAATTTGGAAGCAATCAACGGGATGTTAATGGCTAGCACCATAACGGGGATCGGCGCCGGTAATGCATCATTGGGCATTGTGCACGCGATATCACATGTGATCGGAGGACATTACGAGGTTTCTCATGGGATGGTAAACGGGATCCTTTTGCCGCATGCCATCAAATGGAATTGGATCGCCAATCCCATGAAATTTGCAACCATTCATGATGGATTAGCCATGAACCCTATTCAAAGATCAACAGAGGAAAAGGCAAAAGGAACAGCAGAAACGGTACGCTCCCTTTTACAGGACATCAATCTGCCGCAGAGCTTACGTGAAGTTGGGGTAGATCATTCGAAATTGGATGAAATGGCAGAACAGGCATCTAAGGACGGATATTTACTCTTCAATCCTCGCCGGCTTTCAAAAGATAACATCAAAACGATTTTACAATCAGCCATGTAA